From one Planktothrix agardhii NIES-204 genomic stretch:
- a CDS encoding two-component system response regulator (OmpR subfamily), protein MTKASKTIGVQQILLSPDPETRALIEYLCQQSGKLYNTGIYFARQTFFKTGKLLTGKFDLAFEPSVSIDLGTADNLAACVDTLGNSFLIDADDRPTQNWTVSEVIDFMRILLVDDEIELTDPLSRVLTREGYTVDIATDGCFGCDLARQNHYDLLILDWMLPQKSGLEICQELRSHSDQTPILFLTAKDTLDDRVQGLDAGADDYLMKPFELRELLARVRALLRRYQVIESTINSNHLQVLDLELDLDNQLAYRGERMIDLSEKESQLLAYLMRSPGQLLTHDQIHQYLWGEGEQPSSNVLAAQIRLLRRKIETTGEIPLIHTVYGKGYRFGE, encoded by the coding sequence ATGACTAAAGCAAGTAAAACAATTGGAGTGCAGCAAATCTTGTTGTCTCCAGATCCAGAAACCCGTGCGTTGATAGAATATCTTTGTCAACAATCGGGTAAATTGTACAATACAGGGATTTATTTTGCCCGTCAGACGTTTTTTAAGACAGGTAAATTATTAACGGGAAAATTTGATTTAGCATTTGAACCATCGGTGTCTATTGATTTAGGTACTGCCGACAATTTAGCAGCTTGTGTTGATACCTTGGGAAATTCCTTTTTGATTGATGCCGATGACAGACCCACACAAAACTGGACAGTATCTGAGGTGATCGATTTTATGCGAATTTTATTGGTTGATGATGAAATCGAATTAACAGATCCTTTAAGCCGGGTATTAACCAGGGAAGGGTATACAGTTGATATTGCAACGGATGGCTGTTTTGGCTGTGATTTAGCCCGTCAAAATCATTATGATTTATTAATTTTAGATTGGATGTTACCGCAAAAATCCGGTTTAGAAATTTGTCAGGAATTGCGATCGCATTCTGACCAAACACCGATTCTATTTTTAACCGCAAAAGACACCCTAGATGACCGAGTTCAAGGGTTAGATGCTGGTGCAGATGACTATTTAATGAAACCCTTTGAATTACGCGAATTATTAGCTAGAGTCCGCGCCTTACTGCGTCGTTATCAAGTTATAGAATCTACCATTAATTCTAACCATTTGCAAGTATTAGACTTAGAATTAGACCTCGATAATCAACTCGCCTATCGAGGTGAACGCATGATTGATTTATCAGAAAAAGAAAGTCAACTTTTAGCTTATTTGATGCGTTCACCAGGACAGTTATTAACCCATGATCAAATTCATCAATATCTCTGGGGAGAGGGTGAACAACCGAGCAGCAATGTATTAGCAGCACAAATTCGCCTGTTAAGAAGAAAAATCGAAACTACAGGGGAAATTCCCCTAATTCATACGGTTTATGGTAAAGGATATCGTTTTGGAGAATAG
- a CDS encoding isopenicillin-N epimerase produces the protein MKDTLLHTKPEYSPFSRYWLFDPKVTFLNHGAFGACPIPVLDSQYQFRQQLEQQSCHFFVREYEILLDNARVELANFVGANPEELVFVPNATTGVNTVLRSLIFSEQDELLTTNHEYNACRNVLDFVASRTGAKIIIADIPFPVASSEEIIDAIMAKVSPRTKLVLIDHITSQTGLIFPIQEIIKKLTHLGIDTLVDGAHAPGMLELNLQAIGATYYTGNCHKWLSAPKGAAFLSVQRDRQSLIRPLTISHGANSTRSDRSRFLLEFDWTGTPDPSAYLCIPEAIKFMGSLLPGGWSELIKTNHNLVVNARKLLSKKIGINLYCPDDMIGSMAVLPLGKKWQNYDNLNQKLWEEYQIEVPIMPWEDQTKSLMRISAQIYNHLSQYEYLAEILLGL, from the coding sequence ATGAAAGACACTCTTTTACACACTAAACCTGAATATTCTCCCTTTTCTCGATATTGGTTATTTGATCCCAAGGTAACTTTTCTGAATCATGGTGCTTTTGGTGCTTGTCCAATTCCTGTGTTAGATTCTCAATATCAATTTCGACAACAACTTGAACAACAATCTTGTCATTTTTTTGTCAGAGAATATGAAATTTTACTCGATAATGCTAGAGTTGAATTAGCTAATTTTGTGGGTGCAAATCCAGAGGAATTAGTATTTGTTCCCAATGCGACAACCGGGGTAAATACGGTTTTGCGATCGCTAATTTTCTCAGAACAAGATGAATTACTTACAACTAATCACGAATATAATGCTTGTCGGAATGTATTAGATTTTGTTGCTAGTCGCACGGGGGCTAAAATCATTATAGCAGATATTCCTTTTCCGGTCGCTTCATCTGAAGAAATTATTGATGCGATTATGGCAAAAGTTTCTCCTCGAACAAAATTAGTTTTAATCGATCATATTACCAGCCAAACCGGGTTAATTTTTCCAATTCAAGAGATTATTAAAAAGTTAACTCATTTAGGAATAGATACTTTGGTTGATGGTGCCCACGCACCCGGAATGTTAGAGCTAAACTTACAAGCAATTGGAGCAACTTACTATACAGGAAATTGTCATAAATGGTTATCTGCACCCAAGGGAGCCGCATTTTTATCGGTACAAAGGGATAGACAATCATTAATTCGTCCGCTTACAATTAGTCATGGAGCTAATTCTACCCGAAGCGATCGCTCTCGATTTTTATTAGAATTTGACTGGACAGGAACCCCCGACCCCAGTGCTTATTTATGTATTCCTGAAGCAATTAAATTCATGGGTTCTCTGTTACCCGGAGGCTGGTCAGAATTAATCAAAACTAATCATAATTTAGTGGTAAATGCTCGAAAATTATTATCTAAAAAAATAGGAATAAATTTATACTGTCCTGATGATATGATCGGTTCAATGGCAGTTTTACCTTTAGGGAAAAAATGGCAAAATTATGATAATTTGAATCAAAAACTTTGGGAAGAATATCAAATTGAAGTTCCGATTATGCCTTGGGAAGATCAAACTAAGTCCTTGATGAGAATTTCGGCTCAAATTTATAATCATTTATCTCAATATGAATATTTAGCAGAAATTTTGTTGGGGTTATAA
- a CDS encoding hypothetical protein (protein of unknown function DUF820) has translation MKTIAIASPLDTFLQQPNIETSPAWEFIHGQAQQKTMPTLFHSRLQRNLVNTINSQTQAYEAIQELRCIVPPLSPVPDITVVKSDRLTDVDGPLQGAPDWLIEIRSPDQNTLELQNKILHCLINGTQLAWLIDIQRKQIWVWEQSELPLIYSGTDKLPTPVNISDLTVEMVMAMTQQR, from the coding sequence ATGAAAACTATTGCGATCGCTAGCCCCCTAGACACTTTTCTCCAGCAGCCCAACATTGAAACCTCACCTGCTTGGGAATTTATCCACGGGCAAGCCCAACAAAAGACGATGCCAACACTGTTTCATTCCCGCCTTCAGCGCAACCTAGTTAACACGATCAACAGCCAAACCCAAGCATACGAAGCCATCCAAGAACTTCGTTGCATCGTGCCACCATTATCCCCCGTCCCAGACATTACCGTAGTTAAAAGCGATCGGCTTACAGATGTTGATGGTCCGCTGCAAGGAGCGCCAGACTGGCTGATTGAAATTCGCTCCCCTGACCAAAACACATTAGAGCTACAGAACAAAATCCTACACTGCTTGATAAACGGCACTCAACTCGCTTGGCTAATTGATATTCAGCGAAAGCAAATATGGGTTTGGGAACAATCAGAACTGCCACTAATCTATTCTGGAACCGACAAACTCCCAACCCCTGTCAATATCTCAGACCTGACAGTAGAAATGGTCATGGCAATGACCCAGCAGCGGTGA